CAGCGCGACGATCTGGTGGTGATTCTGGCCGGTTACGCGTCGCGCATGGAAGTGTTCTTCGAGAGCAATCCGGGCTTTCGCTCGCGCATTGCGCATCACATCACGTTTCCCGACTACGACGGCGCGGAACTGCTCGACATCGCCGAGCGCATGCTCGCGACGATGCACTACCGCTTCGACGCCGACTCGCGGCACGCGTTCGCGGACTATCTCGCCCTGCGCACCAGACAGCCGAATTTCGCCAACGCCCGCTCGGTGCGCAATGCGCTGGATCGCTCACGGCTGCGCCAGGCCAATCGTCTGTTCGCCACGGCGATGCGAGGCGGCGCGCCGATCGACGCCGCCGCGCTCACGCTGATTGCCGCCGCCGACGTGCGCGCGAGCCGCGTGTTCACGGAACCGCTCGCGGCGAGCGCCGGGGCGCCGGCGTCCTCCTCTCATGCAACGCGCGCCGTGCTGGCGCCGCCAGGCTGACCGAAAACAATCCTCAGGAGATCGCCATGCAAGACGGACGTACGACTCTTTCGAAGTTTCTGATCGATACCCTCGATCGCCAGCCTGGTTCGGCGGGAACGGTGCGCAACGCCGGTCTTTCGGCGCTTCTGATCGACGTCGCCGCCGCGATCAAGTCGATCTCCGCGATGCTCACCAAAGGCGCGCTCGGCGGCAACTACGGCTCCGCCCAGAGCCTGAACACGCATGGCGAGGAGCAGAAAAAACTCGACGTCGCGACCAACGAGATTTTCGTGCAGCAATGCGAGTGGGACGGACTGCTTGCCGCGATGGCGTCCGAGGAAATGGAAACCGTCTATACCATTCCGCCCGGCTACCCGCGCGGCGATTATCTGCTCGCCTTCGATCCGCTGGACGGTTCGTCGAATATCGACATCAACGGCGTGGTGGGGTCGATCTTTTCGGTGCTGCGCAACGGCAACCCCGCCGACCCAGGCGACCCGCACGGCACGGTCGGCGAGTCCGCGTTTCTGCGGCCGGGCTGCGAGCAGGTGGCGGCGGGCTACGCCGTTTACGGTCCCTCGACCATGCTCGTGCTTTCGGTGGGCAACGGTACGCATGGCTTCACGCTGGAGCGCGAGATCGGCAACTTCGTGCTCACGCATTCGAACATCCGCATTCCTGAAGACACCGCCGAATTCGCGATCAACGCGTCGAACGAACGGTTCTGGGAGCCGCCGGTGCGTCGCTACGTGCAGGAATGCAAGGACGGGCGCAGCGGTTGCCGCGCGAGCGACTTCAATATGCGCTGGATCGCCTCGATGGTCGCCGAGGTGCATCGCATCCTGATGCGCGGCGGCGTGTTCATGTATCCGCGCGACTCGAAGACGCCGACCATGGAAGGGCGCCTGCGGCTGCTGTATGAAGCCAACCCGATGAGCTTTCTCATCGAGCAGGCGGGCGGTCTTTCGATCACCGGGCGCGAGCGGATTCTCGACGTGGTGCCGCGCGCGCTGCATGGACGCGTGCCGGTCATCCTCGGCTCGAAAAACGAGGTGGAGCGCATTGGCCGCTATCACGGCGAATACGACCGCGGCGAGGATCAGCCGTTCACCTCGCCGCTCTTTAGCCGGCGCTCGCTGTTCCTGCCGGGTTTCACGGCCTAGCAGCCTGAGAACCCGGGCTCGCGAACAGCGGCCGATCAGAACACCACTATCCGGAGACAAGCGCATGTCAGTCAAACACCCGATCATCGCGGTGACCGGTTCGAGCGGCGCCGGCACCACGACCGTGATGAAGAGCTTCACCCATATCTTCCGGCGCGAAAAGATCAATGCGCAGATCGTGGAAGGCGACGCTTTTCATCGTTACGACCGCAATGGCATGCGCGAGGCGATGAAGCAGCACGAGCGGGACGGCGCGCCGAATTTCAGTCATTTCGGACCGCAAGCGAATCTGCTCGAGGAACTGGAAACCCTGTTCGCCAGTTATGGCGAGAGCGGCACCGGGAGGCTGCGCCACTACGTGCATGACGAGGCCGAAACGAGGCTCTACAAGCAGGATGCCGGCACCTTCACGCCATGGGAGGACGTGACGCCCGACACCGACTTGATGTTCTATGAAGGCCTGCACGGCGCGGCGGTGACCGACGACATCGACATCGCGCGGCACGCGGATCTGCTGATCGGCGTCGTGCCGATCATCAACCTCGAATGGATCCAGAAACTGCATCGCGACCAGACCATGCGCGGCTACTCGCACGAGGCCGTGGTGGATACGATCCTGCGGCGCATGCCTGACTACGTGAACTACATTTGCCCGCAATTCTCGCGCACGCATGTGAACTTCCAGCGCGTGCCGACCGTGGATACATCGAATCCGTTCATCGCCCGAGAGATTCCGCAGCCCGACGAGAGCTTCGTCGTGATCCGCTTCGCGCGCTCGAAGGGGATCGACTTCCAGTATCTGCTGACCATGCTGCACGACTCGTTCATGTCGCGCCCGAATGTGATCGTCGTGCCGGGCGGCAAGATGGGCCTCGCGATGCAACTGATTTTCACGCCGATGATTCTGCAACTGGTCGACCGGCGGGCGCGGGCCTGAGGCGCCGCGGCAAACGGTCTGTCTATTTCGTGCAAGGAGAGGTTCGATGAGTGCCGTCGCAGAAACCGTTGCAACACCCGCAACCCGGCTGATGGCCGACGCGCTGCGCATGCTCGCGATCGACGCGGTCGAAGCGGCCAGCTCGGGTCATCCGGGTATGCCGCTCGGCATGGCCGAGATTGCGGTCGCGCTGTGGGACCGGCATTTGAAACACAATCCGCGCCATCCGGCGTGGCCCGACCGCGACCGCTTCGTGCTTTCGAACGGGCACGGTTCCATGCTGCTGTATGGGCTGCTGCATCTCACCGGCTACGACCTGCCGATCGACGAGCTCAAGCGCTTCAGGCAGTTGCATAGCAGGACGCCGGGGCATCCCGAGGTGGGCGTGACCCCCGGCGTCGAAACGACCACGGGTCCACTCGGGCAGGGGCTCGCCAACGCGGTCGGCATGGCGCTTGCCGAGGCGCTGCTCGCGCGCGAATTCAACCGGCCCGGCCATTCAATTGTCGATCACCGCACTTACGTGTTTGCCGGCGATGGCTGCCTGATGGAAGGCATCTCGCACGAGGCGGCTTCGCTCGCCGGCACGTGGAAGCTCGACAAGCTCACGGTGCTGTACGACGACAATGGCATCTCGATCGACGGCCACGTCTCGCAGTGGTTCGACGACGATACGCCGGCGCGTTTCGCGGCGTACGGCTGGCACGTCGTGCGCGAAGTGGACGGCCATGACGTCGACGCGGTCGATCGGGCGCTCGAACGCGCACGCGCGGCCGGCCGGCCGACGCTGATCTGCTGCCGCACGGTGATCGGCAAAGGGTCGCCGTCGAAGGCGGGCACGCACGATGTGCACGGCGCGCCGCTCGGCGCCGACGAAGTCGCGAACACGCGGCGCGCGCTCGGCTGGCCGCATGCGCCGTTCGCGATGCCGGCGGAGGTCCGCGCGCTGTGGGACGCGAGCGAGCGCGGCGCGGCCGCCGAAGCGGACTGGGACACCCGCTTCGAAGCGTACCGCAAGCATTATCCGCATGAAGCCGCCGAGTTCGCGCGCAGGACGCAAGGCACGCTGCCCGCGCAGTGGGGCGATGCGGTCCGCGCGATGGTGCGCGACGCGGACCACGCGGCCGAATCCATCGCGACACGCAAGGCTTCGCAACAGGCGATCGCCGTGCTGGCTCGCGCATTGCCGGAACTGCTGGGCGGCTCCGCCGACCTGACCGGTTCGAACCTCACCAACTGGAAGACCGCCGCCGACGTCCATGTCGACGACAACGGCTTGCAAGGCGGCAACTATCTGCACTACGGCGTGCGCGAGTTCGGCATGAGCGCGGTGATGAACGGCATTGCGCTGCATCGCGGGCATATTCCGTTTGGCGGTACCTTCCTCACGTTCTCCGACTACTCGCGCAGCGCGCTGCGCATGGCCGCGTTGATGAAGACCCGTTCCATTTTCGTGTTCACGCACGACTCGATCGGCCTCGGCGAAGACGGGCCGACCCATCAGTCGGTGGAGCACGCGGCGAGCTTGCGGCTCATTCCGGGACTCGACGTCTGGCGTCCGTGCGACGCGGTCGAGACCGCGCGGGCGTGGGCGAGCGCGGTGGAGCGCGACGGACCGTCGTGCCTGCTGTTAAGCCGCCAGAACCTGCCGTTCGCCGCGCGCAGCGGCGAACAGATCGACGCGATCGAGCGCGGCGGTTATGTGTTGCGGGACTGGCCGGCCGGGCAAGGCCACGCAAGGGTCGTGCTGATCGCCACGGGCTCGGAAGTCGCGCTCGCGCTCGACGCCGTCGCGCTGCTCGCCGAGGCCGGCATCGCCGCGCGGGTCGTGTCGATGCCGTCCACCAGCGTGTTCGACCACCAGCCCGCCGGGTGGCGCGACGCGGTGCTGCCGCCGGGCGTGCCGCGCGTCGCGGTCGAAGCGGGCGTGCGCGCGTTCTGGCGGCAATACGTGGGACTCGAAGGTGGCGTGGTGGGGATTGATACGTTCGGCGAATCCGCCCCGGCTGCCGCGCTGTTCGAACACTTCGATCTGACCGCGCGGGCGGTGGCGGACGAAGCCCGCCGTGTCACGCAACGCGCGCAACTCGCGCGATAGACCCGACCATGCGGCACGCCCGGGGCGCCACGACCTGATCCGACCTGATTGTGCCCGATTGCACCTGATTCGACCTTGAGGAGTTTGCGATGGCCTTCATAGCACTGCGGCAACTGCTGGACCACGCGGCCGAGCACGGCTACGGCGTGCCCGCCTTCAACGTCAACAACATGGAGCAGATCCACGCGATCATGCAGGCCGCCGAGGCGACCGCCAGTCCGGTGATCCTGCAGGCGTCCGCGGGGGCTCGCAAGTATGCGGGCGAGCCGTATCTGCGCCATCTGGTGCTCGCCGCGCTGGAGGCGCATCCGGATATCCCGCTCGTGTTGCACCAGGATCACGGCGCGAGTCCGGCGGTCTGTCAGCAGGCGATCCGTTCGGGCTTCACGTCGGTGATGATGGACGGCTCCTTGCTGCCCGACCAGAAGACGCCCGCCGGCTACGAATACAACGTCGACGTGAGTCGCCGCGTGGTCGAGGCGGCGCACGCGGTGGGCGTGTCCGTCGAAGGCGAGCTGGGTTGTCTCGGTTCGCTCGAAACCGGTACGGCGGGCGACGAGGACGGCGTCGGCGCCGAAGGCCGGCTCTCGCGCGACGAGCTGCTCACCGATCCGCGCGAGGCGCAGATTTTCGTGGAGGCGACCGGCGTCGACGCATTGGCGATCGCGATCGGCACGTCGCATGGCGCGTACAAATTCAGCCGCCAGCCGACCGGCGAGATTCTGGCCATCGACCGGATCGTCGAAATTCACGAGCGGCTTCCGAACACGCACCTCGTGATGCACGGCTCCTCGTCCGTGCCGCAGGAGTGGCTTGCGGTGATCCGCGAGTACGGCGGCGAGATTCCGACCACGTACGGGGTGCCCGTCGAAGAAATCCAGCGCGGCATTGCGCATGGGGTGCGCAAGGTCAATATCGACACCGACATCCGGCTTGCGATGAGCGGCGCGATGCGCAAGTCGATGGCCGATGCGCGCGCCGAATTCGACCCGCGCGCCGCGTTGAAGGCGGCGACGGCGGCGGCGAGCGCGCTGTGCGTCGCACGTTTCGAGGCGTTCGGCTGTGCGGGCCACGCCTCGCGCATCAAGCCGTTGCCGCTCGACGCGATGGCGCGCCGTTACCACTAACCCACTGAACTGTTCGCAAGGAGACGGCCATGCGCGATTTCCTGATAGCCCCGTCGCTGCTGTCGGCGGATTTTGCCCGGCTTGGCGAAGAGATTCGCGCCGTCACGGCGGCCGGCGCGGACTGGATCCATCTGGACGTGATGGACAACCACTACGTGCCGAACCTCACGGTCGGCCCACTCGTCTGCGCGGCGATTCGCCCGCACACGTTCTTGCCGATCGACGTGCATCTGATGACGATACCGGTCGATCCGCTCGTGGCCAGCTTTGCCGAGGCCGGCGCGAATACGATCAGCTTTCATCCGGAGGCGTCGCTGCACGTGCACCGGACCATCGAGCTCATCAAGACGAGCGGCGCGCGCGCGGGAATAGCGCTCAATCCGGCCACGCCGCTCGCGGTGCTCGACCATGTGATCGAGCGGCTCGATGTGGTGCTCGTGATGTCGGTGAATCCGGGCTTTGGCGGCCAGGCATTCATTCCGGAAACGCTGGATAAACTGCGGGCCCTGCGCGAACGGGTCGATGCGACGATGCAGCGGACGGGACGGCCGTTGCTGATCGAGGTGGACGGCGGCGTGAAGGCGGCGAACATCGCGCGGATCGCAGCGGCGGGCGCGGACGTATTCGTGGCGGGTTCAGCGGTGTTCGGCGCTGGCGACTATGCGCAGGCGATCGGCGCGATGCGTGACGAACTCGAGCAGATGAACGAAGACAGCGAAGACGCCGGCGCGTTGGCGATGGCCCGATGAACGGGCATGGCGGTTTGGGCCTTCAGCGTTTTTTCATCGTTTCGCCCGGCGCTTGCCACGCCGTGAGATCCTGTTCGGTACGCTCGACCGCGCAACCCCAGTCGAGCGGCTGGTCCTGATCGAAACGCTTGCCGAGCCGCCATGCGATCTCCGCGCGCGCGAGCTGGACGCCCATATAGAATGCGTGGCCGCCGTCGGCTTCGAGATGCAACTGGGGGTAGAGCGCGAACGGGTCGCCTGCCTGGCGATGTCCGTCGCGGTTGTAGACATGAATGCCGTCGGCGCTGACCTGGACACGGAAGTTGGGATCGCGCACCTCGCGGGCCAGCTCGTCGATTTCGGCGGCGCTGTACGGAAACGGGCGTTTCGCATGCACGGTCGCGAGATCGCTGTTGATGCCCTTGGGCAGCACCTGCGCTTCGCGCGCGGCGTGCATCAGCCGGCGTGCGACGTCGGCTTCGCGCACCGCGCGCCGCGCATGGAGGCTCACGGACGTGGTAAGCACCGCACTCACGCGAAGCTCCGCGGCCATGCCCAGCAGCACGGCGTTGATGCCGCTGGTGTCGGCCTCGGTCAACTCGGTCACGTTGCCGATGCCCATCATGATGGCGATATCCGGGTAGCGCTCGCGCAGTCCGACGTAACGCGCAATCGATGCGGCGAGGCCGAACGGAATCGGATCGAGAATCGGGTCGGCGAGAAACGCGCGTCCGCGCGCGGTGAGCAGGTCGATCGCGGCATCGAGCGAGGCGGGATCGCCGGGCTCGCGGGCGACCAGGATCGGCGTGCACGGCACCTCGTCAGCAATCCATAGCGTATCGAGGTTCAGGCTCATCAGATAATCCGCGCCCGCGCGGCCGCCGCGCAGCAGTTCCTCGCTGCGCATCGAATCGACGCTGACTCGATACCCTTCGTCTTTCAGCCGGCGCACCGCGTCTTCCAGATGCGGAAACGGCGTTTCGGGCAGGCAACCGATGTCGATCACATCGGCGCCCTGCGCGGCGTACTCGCGCGCCCGCGCGGCGATGCCGTCCAGATCGAGCCGCGGCGCATCGACGATCTCGGCAAAAATGTCGGTCTCGTAACGCGTCAGATCGAAAGGCTGCGCCTCGCGGCCGAAAAATTGCGGCAGATCCTTGACCTCCTCCGGGCCGCGCTCGAACGGCACGCCGTAGTGTTCGCCCAGCGCGGCGAGATCGCCACGGCAGCGGCCCGGCACGATCACGCGCTGTGCCGCGAGCGGGGCGGGTACCCGGCGGCGGATCATGTCGGCCGTCATGAGCGCCGCGACCTGCAGGCCGATTTCGCGCACTTCCCAACTGAACGGCGTCGGCGCCATGCTCTCGAGCACGCGGAGCAGGCTCTTTTCGGCGAGCCGGCCGGTCAGGAAGACGATGTGGTCCATGTCAGTGCGCGCCGGGCGGCCCCACGCGTAGTGGCTGCCGATCGGCGTGCCGAGCGGGGCAATGCGGCCGTAGCGAGCGTGGAGGCGGTTTCATGCGAGTTGAAGTGTCGACAAGCGTTCAGCGAGCGCCACCTTCAGTTCATCCAGCGAGCGGACGAGCGTGGTGTATTCGAAGCGGGACAAGCGCTCAACGTTGTCGAGTTCGATCGCCCGCGGCCGCAATTCAACCCATTCGTTCGGGCTCTGCGTGAGCACAGTCGGTTCCGTGTCGCATGCAAAGACAATGCCCGGAATGCACTGCTTGCCGGCCTGCGCGTACATATTGGTGGGCAACGTGTCGGAAATGCCGAACGCGCATTTGGCCACGGTGTTGCTGGTGGCGGGCGCGATCACGACCGTGTGATACATGCCGTGATAGAGCATGCCGACCGGCACGCCGCTCGCGCTGTTGTCGCGAAACACGCGGAAGTGCTTGCGCAGCTTCGGCAGCGGCCAGCCGTAAAGAGGCAGGACCTCTTCCGCGGCCGAGGAAAGGAAAAGGTCGGCGCGCGGCAACTCGAGTGCGAGCGCGATCGACTCCTCGAGCAAATGGCCGGAGCCGGTCACGCACCACGCGAAGCGCGCATCGGGCTTGAAATCCGCGAGTTTGCGAGCGGGCGCCTGGGTCATGCGTTCGAAGGCGGCGCTTCTTCGGATCCCGAATCGTCGGGCGGCATTTCGTCGGGCAGCGCGCCGTCGAGCGTCGAGCCGTCGTGCGACAGACGGATATGCAGCCGGCGCATCTTGCGGTACAGCGTGTTGCGGCTGATGCCGAGCGCCTTGGCGACGTTGCTGACATTCCAGCGATGCTCGTCGAGCAGCGTCAGAACGGTGCCGCGTTCGTTCAACTGGATCGCATTGAGCGCCGAGAGATCCGCTTCGTCGACCGGATGCGGCTCGGGGGCCGCCGCCGTGCGCGACACCGCCATCATTTCCGCTTCCGGCTCCCGTTGCGTGATTTCGGCGGGCAGGTCTTCGCAGCGGATCGGTTGCCCGTCGCACAGCGCGATGGCCATCTGCAAGACGTGACGCAACTGGCGAATATTGCCGGGCCACGCATAGGTCAGCAACGCATGTTCGGCTTCCGGGGTCAGCTCGGGCGGATCGTCGTCGGACTCGTTTTCGAGCAGATGATGAATCAGCGCGAGCTTGTCGATCCGTTCGGCGAGCGGCGGCAGAGTCAGTTCGACGCCCTTGAGCCGGTAGTACAGGTCCTCGCGGAACTGCCCGCCGTGCACGAGTTCGAGCAGATTGCGGTGGCTCGCGCTGACGAGCTGAAAATCGACCTTGATGGTCGTTTCAGCGCCGAGCGGTGTGACCTCGTGTTCCTCGATCACGCGCAGGAGCCGCGCCTGCA
Above is a genomic segment from Paraburkholderia aromaticivorans containing:
- a CDS encoding class 1 fructose-bisphosphatase translates to MQDGRTTLSKFLIDTLDRQPGSAGTVRNAGLSALLIDVAAAIKSISAMLTKGALGGNYGSAQSLNTHGEEQKKLDVATNEIFVQQCEWDGLLAAMASEEMETVYTIPPGYPRGDYLLAFDPLDGSSNIDINGVVGSIFSVLRNGNPADPGDPHGTVGESAFLRPGCEQVAAGYAVYGPSTMLVLSVGNGTHGFTLEREIGNFVLTHSNIRIPEDTAEFAINASNERFWEPPVRRYVQECKDGRSGCRASDFNMRWIASMVAEVHRILMRGGVFMYPRDSKTPTMEGRLRLLYEANPMSFLIEQAGGLSITGRERILDVVPRALHGRVPVILGSKNEVERIGRYHGEYDRGEDQPFTSPLFSRRSLFLPGFTA
- a CDS encoding phosphoribulokinase; the encoded protein is MSVKHPIIAVTGSSGAGTTTVMKSFTHIFRREKINAQIVEGDAFHRYDRNGMREAMKQHERDGAPNFSHFGPQANLLEELETLFASYGESGTGRLRHYVHDEAETRLYKQDAGTFTPWEDVTPDTDLMFYEGLHGAAVTDDIDIARHADLLIGVVPIINLEWIQKLHRDQTMRGYSHEAVVDTILRRMPDYVNYICPQFSRTHVNFQRVPTVDTSNPFIAREIPQPDESFVVIRFARSKGIDFQYLLTMLHDSFMSRPNVIVVPGGKMGLAMQLIFTPMILQLVDRRARA
- the tkt gene encoding transketolase, which gives rise to MSAVAETVATPATRLMADALRMLAIDAVEAASSGHPGMPLGMAEIAVALWDRHLKHNPRHPAWPDRDRFVLSNGHGSMLLYGLLHLTGYDLPIDELKRFRQLHSRTPGHPEVGVTPGVETTTGPLGQGLANAVGMALAEALLAREFNRPGHSIVDHRTYVFAGDGCLMEGISHEAASLAGTWKLDKLTVLYDDNGISIDGHVSQWFDDDTPARFAAYGWHVVREVDGHDVDAVDRALERARAAGRPTLICCRTVIGKGSPSKAGTHDVHGAPLGADEVANTRRALGWPHAPFAMPAEVRALWDASERGAAAEADWDTRFEAYRKHYPHEAAEFARRTQGTLPAQWGDAVRAMVRDADHAAESIATRKASQQAIAVLARALPELLGGSADLTGSNLTNWKTAADVHVDDNGLQGGNYLHYGVREFGMSAVMNGIALHRGHIPFGGTFLTFSDYSRSALRMAALMKTRSIFVFTHDSIGLGEDGPTHQSVEHAASLRLIPGLDVWRPCDAVETARAWASAVERDGPSCLLLSRQNLPFAARSGEQIDAIERGGYVLRDWPAGQGHARVVLIATGSEVALALDAVALLAEAGIAARVVSMPSTSVFDHQPAGWRDAVLPPGVPRVAVEAGVRAFWRQYVGLEGGVVGIDTFGESAPAAALFEHFDLTARAVADEARRVTQRAQLAR
- the fba gene encoding class II fructose-bisphosphate aldolase (catalyzes the reversible aldol condensation of dihydroxyacetonephosphate and glyceraldehyde 3-phosphate in the Calvin cycle, glycolysis, and/or gluconeogenesis), with the protein product MAFIALRQLLDHAAEHGYGVPAFNVNNMEQIHAIMQAAEATASPVILQASAGARKYAGEPYLRHLVLAALEAHPDIPLVLHQDHGASPAVCQQAIRSGFTSVMMDGSLLPDQKTPAGYEYNVDVSRRVVEAAHAVGVSVEGELGCLGSLETGTAGDEDGVGAEGRLSRDELLTDPREAQIFVEATGVDALAIAIGTSHGAYKFSRQPTGEILAIDRIVEIHERLPNTHLVMHGSSSVPQEWLAVIREYGGEIPTTYGVPVEEIQRGIAHGVRKVNIDTDIRLAMSGAMRKSMADARAEFDPRAALKAATAAASALCVARFEAFGCAGHASRIKPLPLDAMARRYH
- the rpe gene encoding ribulose-phosphate 3-epimerase, translated to MRDFLIAPSLLSADFARLGEEIRAVTAAGADWIHLDVMDNHYVPNLTVGPLVCAAIRPHTFLPIDVHLMTIPVDPLVASFAEAGANTISFHPEASLHVHRTIELIKTSGARAGIALNPATPLAVLDHVIERLDVVLVMSVNPGFGGQAFIPETLDKLRALRERVDATMQRTGRPLLIEVDGGVKAANIARIAAAGADVFVAGSAVFGAGDYAQAIGAMRDELEQMNEDSEDAGALAMAR
- a CDS encoding DUF6513 domain-containing protein, which translates into the protein MDHIVFLTGRLAEKSLLRVLESMAPTPFSWEVREIGLQVAALMTADMIRRRVPAPLAAQRVIVPGRCRGDLAALGEHYGVPFERGPEEVKDLPQFFGREAQPFDLTRYETDIFAEIVDAPRLDLDGIAARAREYAAQGADVIDIGCLPETPFPHLEDAVRRLKDEGYRVSVDSMRSEELLRGGRAGADYLMSLNLDTLWIADEVPCTPILVAREPGDPASLDAAIDLLTARGRAFLADPILDPIPFGLAASIARYVGLRERYPDIAIMMGIGNVTELTEADTSGINAVLLGMAAELRVSAVLTTSVSLHARRAVREADVARRLMHAAREAQVLPKGINSDLATVHAKRPFPYSAAEIDELAREVRDPNFRVQVSADGIHVYNRDGHRQAGDPFALYPQLHLEADGGHAFYMGVQLARAEIAWRLGKRFDQDQPLDWGCAVERTEQDLTAWQAPGETMKKR
- a CDS encoding flavoprotein, with product MTQAPARKLADFKPDARFAWCVTGSGHLLEESIALALELPRADLFLSSAAEEVLPLYGWPLPKLRKHFRVFRDNSASGVPVGMLYHGMYHTVVIAPATSNTVAKCAFGISDTLPTNMYAQAGKQCIPGIVFACDTEPTVLTQSPNEWVELRPRAIELDNVERLSRFEYTTLVRSLDELKVALAERLSTLQLA